The bacterium genome includes a region encoding these proteins:
- a CDS encoding PD-(D/E)XK nuclease family protein: protein MIKAQSAKRIRNIFNPVSKEPFKLSRSRLENFINCKRCFYLDRRCGIDQPPGYPFTLNSAVDHLLKKEFDVHRAKGTAHPLMKTYGVDAVPFQHPDMNTWRENFVGVQYHHKPTNFIVTGAVDDVWVNPKKELYVVDYKATSTDGEISMNSPYREGYKRQMEIYQWLLRQNGFSVSDTGYFVYANGKKDRKAFDGKLEFEVEIIPYKGKADWVEQGLLDAHACLMGDKFPKSAPDCPLCLYRAAAKEVE from the coding sequence ATGATAAAAGCACAAAGTGCAAAACGGATACGCAACATTTTTAATCCCGTCTCCAAAGAGCCATTCAAATTAAGCCGTTCCAGGCTTGAGAACTTCATCAATTGCAAGCGATGTTTTTATCTGGACAGGCGTTGCGGAATAGACCAGCCGCCGGGGTATCCTTTCACGCTTAATTCTGCGGTGGACCACTTGCTCAAAAAGGAATTTGACGTGCATCGCGCGAAAGGAACCGCGCATCCGCTCATGAAAACGTATGGCGTGGATGCCGTTCCATTCCAGCATCCCGACATGAACACCTGGCGGGAGAATTTTGTAGGCGTACAGTATCATCACAAACCAACGAATTTTATCGTAACCGGAGCGGTTGATGACGTGTGGGTAAACCCAAAAAAAGAACTGTATGTGGTGGATTATAAAGCCACAAGCACGGATGGCGAAATTTCCATGAATTCGCCGTATCGGGAAGGCTACAAGCGTCAAATGGAAATTTACCAATGGCTTTTGCGCCAGAATGGATTTTCCGTGTCCGATACTGGTTATTTTGTATACGCGAACGGTAAAAAGGACCGCAAAGCCTTTGACGGCAAGCTGGAATTTGAAGTAGAAATTATTCCTTATAAAGGAAAGGCCGACTGGGTTGAACAGGGACTTCTCGACGCGCATGCGTGTTTGATGGGTGATAAGTTTCCCAAATCCGCGCCAGATTGCCCGCTCTGTCTCTATAGGGCCGCCGCAAAGGAAGTTGAGTAA
- a CDS encoding M48 family metalloprotease, protein MKATPFRQFLSYVLVTLLLFPAGSFARPSSEPVSAEQALALIENSYSDFFASVNEDFRIDDSVFEKVRDTLKKQDVAAIAPLDEKVRKLELEQGVVRGERKQINKDILSALVQVERLERKRDKLKDEKGDTADLDQEIKKLKDFIGEKQEKSEALKRKLDGDTTFDFSKTDERLEDLDEAIAVAQDSGQDSAEFTKERDALKAKLDEASGLKRAVRNAKLERYLVQAKNSHRFSKLESLKTWPARLRQINETILAGKQDERKLGNVEDIGDLKKRKTDKVRPYKILPGMISKESEIQLGQQIAQDILRTAKVHKDTRVTEYVNRLCQNIARNSDAWSPITCYTLADPSKEREINAFALPGGQIFIHDTLILAMKSEGEVAAVVAHEIAHVNARHSAKMISKMQWQQYAAMAGIIFGGIGYLGYNGIGMLMNIEALGITRASESEADLLGGQYLWNAGYDPRLLTGSFDRLLKDQKLGGTSFWRTHPSLNDRMERVEQEARYLPPKANYVTDTSEFVEIQKAIREERLGIAKVREAENKDGPKLKRPGEGDGQEPETPGRPTLKRTPKPTEPEQKPDNPQEEGKTGTTKTP, encoded by the coding sequence ATGAAAGCAACACCATTTCGCCAGTTTTTGTCATATGTGCTGGTTACCTTGCTGTTGTTCCCGGCCGGAAGCTTTGCTCGCCCCTCAAGTGAGCCGGTGAGCGCCGAGCAGGCGCTTGCGCTCATTGAAAATTCCTATAGCGACTTTTTCGCAAGCGTCAACGAAGATTTTCGTATCGACGATTCGGTTTTCGAGAAGGTCCGCGATACGCTCAAAAAACAGGATGTCGCTGCCATTGCTCCGCTTGACGAGAAGGTCAGAAAACTCGAATTGGAGCAGGGGGTAGTGAGGGGAGAGCGGAAACAGATCAACAAGGACATTCTTTCGGCGCTGGTACAGGTTGAGCGGCTGGAGCGAAAACGAGATAAGTTGAAAGATGAGAAAGGGGACACCGCCGATCTTGACCAAGAGATCAAAAAGCTCAAGGATTTTATCGGAGAAAAACAGGAAAAAAGCGAGGCATTAAAACGCAAGCTCGATGGCGATACTACGTTTGATTTTTCCAAAACCGATGAGCGGCTTGAAGACCTGGATGAAGCCATCGCGGTAGCCCAAGACTCCGGACAAGACTCCGCAGAATTCACCAAAGAGCGCGATGCTCTAAAAGCAAAGCTTGATGAAGCAAGCGGCTTGAAACGCGCGGTACGAAACGCGAAGCTCGAACGGTACCTGGTGCAAGCGAAGAACTCGCATCGCTTCTCGAAACTCGAGAGCCTCAAGACTTGGCCTGCGCGTCTTCGCCAGATCAATGAAACCATACTTGCAGGCAAACAAGACGAGCGAAAGCTCGGCAATGTGGAAGATATTGGCGATCTGAAGAAGCGCAAGACCGACAAAGTGCGGCCGTACAAAATTCTGCCGGGGATGATCTCTAAAGAGAGCGAAATACAGCTCGGACAACAGATCGCGCAGGATATTTTAAGAACAGCTAAGGTCCATAAGGACACGCGCGTTACCGAATACGTAAACCGGCTTTGCCAAAACATTGCGCGCAATTCCGACGCATGGTCTCCTATCACCTGCTATACGCTCGCCGACCCATCAAAGGAACGCGAAATCAACGCCTTTGCTTTACCGGGTGGGCAGATATTCATTCATGATACGCTCATTCTGGCGATGAAATCCGAAGGCGAGGTTGCCGCCGTAGTGGCCCACGAGATCGCGCATGTAAACGCCAGGCATTCCGCGAAAATGATCTCGAAAATGCAATGGCAGCAGTATGCCGCCATGGCCGGTATCATTTTCGGCGGCATCGGGTATCTTGGTTACAATGGTATCGGCATGCTCATGAATATCGAAGCCCTCGGCATAACCAGAGCATCGGAGTCCGAGGCCGATCTTCTGGGTGGGCAGTATCTGTGGAATGCCGGTTACGATCCGCGGTTGCTTACGGGCTCATTCGACCGGTTATTGAAAGATCAGAAACTTGGCGGCACGTCATTTTGGCGTACGCATCCTTCGCTTAATGACCGCATGGAGCGCGTGGAGCAGGAAGCGCGGTATCTGCCGCCAAAGGCCAACTACGTCACCGATACAAGCGAATTTGTTGAAATCCAAAAAGCGATCCGAGAAGAACGACTCGGTATCGCCAAGGTACGAGAAGCGGAAAACAAAGATGGACCGAAATTAAAACGGCCCGGCGAAGGAGATGGCCAGGAGCCCGAAACACCCGGACGTCCGACGCTCAAGCGGACCCCAAAACCTACGGAACCGGAGCAAAAGCCCGATAATCCTCAAGAAGAGGGGAAAACGGGAACAACCAAAACCCCGTAA